From Streptomyces sp. NBC_00370, a single genomic window includes:
- a CDS encoding IPT/TIG domain-containing protein, with the protein MENSDPTARAVQPSVAAAAPVLSSVVPNTGSAAGGSTVTLNGSGFTGATSVTFGANPALSYTVDTSAKITAVTPSGTGAVAVTVRSPSGTSNSVTYTYAATPALTAIAPNQGPASGGTTVTLTGTGLSGATAVAFGGNAATTFTVNSATQITAVAPAGTGAVPVTATTVGGTTGPVYFFYLNAPSLIAVSPNQGPASGGTTVTLTGTGLSGATAVAFGGNAATTFTVNSATQITAVAPAGTGAVPVTATGPGGTSNTVVYTYVAAPVLTALSPALGPTDAGAGITLTGTAMTTTTTVSFGAVPAAFTVLSDTTIVAQAPAGPAGPVSVNVTTAGGVSNSRTYTRVSPPGI; encoded by the coding sequence GTGGAAAACAGTGATCCAACGGCGCGAGCGGTACAACCCAGCGTCGCGGCCGCCGCCCCCGTCCTCAGTTCCGTCGTCCCCAACACCGGGTCCGCCGCAGGCGGCAGCACGGTCACCTTGAACGGCAGCGGCTTCACCGGAGCCACGTCGGTCACCTTCGGCGCCAACCCCGCCCTCAGCTACACGGTCGACACCTCCGCGAAGATCACCGCGGTGACACCGTCCGGCACCGGGGCCGTCGCGGTCACCGTGCGATCCCCCAGCGGGACGAGCAACTCCGTCACCTACACCTACGCGGCCACGCCGGCCCTCACCGCCATCGCGCCCAACCAGGGTCCGGCGTCGGGCGGTACAACGGTCACCCTCACCGGCACCGGCCTGTCCGGAGCCACGGCGGTGGCCTTCGGCGGCAACGCCGCCACCACGTTCACCGTCAACTCCGCGACCCAGATCACCGCCGTGGCACCCGCCGGAACAGGAGCGGTGCCCGTCACCGCCACCACCGTCGGCGGCACCACCGGCCCCGTCTATTTCTTCTACCTGAACGCGCCCTCCCTCATCGCCGTCTCCCCCAACCAGGGTCCGGCGTCGGGCGGTACAACGGTCACCCTCACCGGCACCGGCCTGTCCGGAGCCACGGCGGTGGCCTTCGGCGGCAACGCCGCCACCACGTTCACCGTCAACTCCGCGACCCAGATCACCGCCGTGGCACCCGCCGGAACAGGAGCGGTGCCCGTCACCGCCACCGGGCCGGGCGGGACCAGCAACACCGTGGTCTACACCTACGTGGCGGCCCCGGTGCTCACCGCCCTCTCGCCGGCTCTGGGGCCGACGGACGCGGGGGCCGGCATCACCCTCACTGGCACCGCGATGACCACCACGACCACCGTCTCCTTCGGTGCCGTACCCGCCGCGTTCACCGTGTTGTCCGACACCACCATCGTCGCCCAAGCGCCCGCGGGACCGGCGGGGCCTGTCTCCGTCAACGTCACCACGGCCGGCGGCGTCAGCAACTCCCGCACGTACACGCGCGTTTCACCACCCGGGATCTAG
- a CDS encoding ice-binding family protein has product MAVSPNQGSTGGGDAVTLTGSHFTGTTGVRYASRQAVSFTVVSDTTTETITPSGHGPVPVSVTTPGGTGVVGTFYYLPPPSFRLVPPPAGPLAGGNTVTLTGLGLSTTSQVSFGTQAARFTVDSDGQLTAIVPSALSAGPVAVTVRTRGGIAGAVTYTYLGLPVITVVTPDSGPEDGGNLVVITGTAFSHTTAVTFGAIPATSYRVASDTEIDALVPAGARGPVDVSVTTLGGTTTASDAYTYLGRFAVLGGQSVTNTGLSTITGDLGVSPGVSVTGFPPGQVDGTIHISDAAALEAHADLAAAYDNAAGRIPDAGISGDLGGLTLTPGVYNATSSIALTGTLTLDAQSNRNAQWIFQIGSTLTTATASRVLLAHGAAARNVIWQIGSSATLGPDTAFAGRILAATSITVNAGVTVAGQTLARDGSVTLDTNTITRPW; this is encoded by the coding sequence ATGGCGGTTTCACCGAACCAGGGATCCACCGGCGGCGGCGACGCGGTGACCCTCACGGGCAGCCACTTCACCGGCACCACCGGCGTGCGCTACGCCTCCCGCCAAGCCGTGAGCTTCACGGTCGTCAGCGACACCACCACCGAAACCATCACCCCCTCCGGCCACGGCCCCGTGCCCGTCTCGGTGACAACCCCCGGGGGAACGGGAGTGGTCGGAACCTTCTACTACCTGCCACCGCCCTCTTTCCGCCTCGTCCCGCCTCCCGCCGGACCCCTGGCAGGCGGCAACACGGTGACCCTCACCGGCCTCGGCCTGTCCACCACGAGCCAGGTCAGCTTCGGAACGCAAGCCGCCCGGTTCACCGTCGACTCCGACGGTCAACTCACCGCGATCGTCCCCTCGGCGCTCTCGGCGGGCCCGGTCGCAGTCACCGTACGCACCCGGGGAGGGATCGCCGGCGCGGTCACCTACACCTACCTCGGCCTCCCTGTCATCACCGTCGTCACCCCCGATTCGGGACCAGAGGACGGCGGCAACCTCGTCGTCATCACCGGCACCGCGTTCTCCCACACCACCGCCGTCACCTTCGGCGCGATACCCGCCACCTCCTACCGGGTCGCCTCCGACACCGAGATCGACGCCCTGGTACCCGCCGGAGCGCGCGGCCCGGTCGATGTCTCCGTCACCACCCTCGGCGGTACGACCACGGCCTCGGACGCCTACACCTATCTGGGGCGTTTCGCGGTGCTGGGCGGACAGTCCGTCACCAACACCGGCTTGTCCACCATCACGGGAGACCTCGGAGTCAGCCCGGGGGTTTCCGTCACCGGATTCCCGCCCGGCCAGGTGGACGGAACCATCCACATCTCGGACGCAGCTGCTCTGGAAGCCCACGCCGATCTCGCCGCGGCGTACGACAACGCCGCCGGCCGGATCCCGGACGCCGGCATCTCCGGAGACCTCGGCGGCCTGACGCTGACTCCCGGCGTCTACAACGCGACCTCTTCCATCGCGCTCACCGGCACCCTCACGCTGGATGCTCAGAGCAACCGCAACGCCCAGTGGATCTTCCAGATCGGATCGACTCTGACGACGGCAACAGCAAGCCGCGTACTTCTCGCCCATGGCGCCGCAGCCCGCAACGTCATCTGGCAGATCGGAAGTTCCGCCACCCTCGGCCCCGACACCGCGTTCGCCGGCAGGATCCTGGCCGCGACATCGATCACGGTGAACGCCGGTGTGACCGTCGCCGGCCAGACCCTGGCCCGCGACGGCTCCGTGACCCTGGACACCAACACCATCACCCGCCCCTGGTGA
- a CDS encoding ABC transporter permease, producing the protein MSDTERPGRAVEPSSFSVRDLLAESLAGLLQRPARSALTALGTVLGVGTFVAILGLTATTSSQIDARFSVLTATEVTVEDVAREQDPYASMAFPHNADQRIGRLAGVEHAGVFWTVRTGPDMRVRASLGGGSADGTGEDAALVAASPGVLEAAVPHLSQGRIFDAYHEKHAADVAVIGSGLAERLGVTTLETHPAIFVGEQPFTVIGIIDDVRRKADLLSSVVIPRSTALGLYGEPQDTPAKMLISTRLGAAQQIAAEAPTALRPDHPGYLKAVPPPDPKSLRSHVTNDLSQLFLLLASICLVIGAVGIANTTLVAVLERTGEIGLRRALGARGRHITVQFLAESAALGALGGLIGTSLGTVTVVAVAAARDWTPVVHPSTVAAAPVIGLVTGLVAGLYPALRASRIQPAEALRR; encoded by the coding sequence GTGAGCGACACCGAACGGCCGGGCCGGGCCGTCGAACCGTCCTCCTTCAGCGTGCGTGACCTGCTCGCCGAATCGCTGGCCGGACTGCTCCAGCGACCGGCCCGTTCCGCCCTGACCGCGCTGGGTACCGTCCTCGGTGTCGGCACCTTCGTCGCGATCCTCGGCCTGACCGCCACCACCTCCTCGCAGATCGATGCCCGGTTCTCCGTACTCACCGCCACCGAGGTCACGGTCGAGGACGTGGCACGGGAGCAGGACCCGTACGCGTCGATGGCCTTTCCCCACAACGCCGACCAGCGGATCGGGCGACTCGCCGGGGTGGAGCACGCCGGGGTGTTCTGGACCGTGCGCACCGGCCCCGACATGCGGGTACGGGCCTCCCTGGGCGGCGGTTCGGCCGACGGGACCGGCGAGGACGCCGCCCTGGTGGCGGCCTCCCCCGGGGTCCTCGAAGCCGCCGTACCGCACCTGTCCCAGGGCAGGATCTTCGATGCCTACCACGAGAAGCACGCCGCTGACGTGGCCGTAATCGGCTCCGGCCTGGCCGAGCGACTCGGCGTCACCACCCTGGAGACGCATCCGGCGATCTTCGTCGGCGAGCAGCCGTTCACCGTCATCGGCATCATCGACGACGTCCGGCGCAAGGCCGATCTGCTCTCGTCGGTCGTCATCCCGCGCTCCACCGCGCTCGGGCTGTACGGCGAGCCGCAGGACACCCCGGCGAAGATGCTCATCTCCACCCGCCTCGGCGCCGCCCAGCAGATCGCCGCCGAGGCGCCGACCGCCCTACGCCCGGACCATCCCGGTTACCTCAAGGCCGTGCCACCGCCGGATCCCAAGTCGCTGCGCTCCCACGTGACCAACGACCTCAGTCAGCTCTTCCTGCTGCTCGCCTCGATCTGTCTGGTCATCGGCGCGGTCGGTATCGCGAACACCACGCTGGTCGCCGTCCTCGAGCGCACCGGAGAGATCGGTCTGCGCCGGGCGCTGGGCGCTCGCGGCCGCCACATCACCGTGCAGTTCCTCGCCGAGTCCGCCGCCCTGGGCGCACTCGGCGGCCTGATAGGAACCAGTCTCGGGACCGTGACCGTGGTGGCTGTCGCCGCGGCCCGCGACTGGACGCCGGTGGTGCACCCGTCGACCGTCGCGGCCGCCCCGGTGATCGGCCTGGTCACCGGCCTGGTGGCCGGTCTCTATCCGGCGCTGCGGGCATCCCGCATCCAGCCGGCGGAAGCACTGCGACGCTGA
- a CDS encoding ABC transporter ATP-binding protein, translating to MTLTQQDAVPRAPGVPPPVIEFRQAGLTYPGPPPVPAFRPCDLMIRRGEFVSVVGPSGSGKSTFLNIAGLLDAPTDGSYLLDGIDTGALRDADRTALRGRRIGFVFQSFHLLPHRSSQENVVLGMTYNGVARAERSARARDALVRVGLGHRLNALPTRLSGGERQRVAIARAVACRPSLLLCDEPTGNLDTRNAEAVLELLDELHADGMTVVVITHDPLVAGRGARTVAIRDGVLHEDRESTA from the coding sequence GTGACGCTGACCCAGCAGGACGCCGTACCGCGGGCTCCCGGCGTACCGCCTCCGGTCATCGAGTTCCGGCAGGCGGGCCTCACCTATCCGGGACCGCCGCCGGTACCGGCGTTCAGACCGTGCGACCTGATGATCCGCCGCGGTGAGTTCGTGTCCGTCGTCGGCCCCTCCGGGTCCGGCAAGTCGACGTTCCTGAACATCGCGGGGCTGCTCGACGCACCGACCGACGGCAGCTATCTGCTGGACGGCATCGACACCGGCGCCCTGCGGGACGCGGACCGCACCGCGCTGCGCGGACGCCGTATCGGATTCGTTTTCCAGTCCTTCCACCTGCTGCCGCACCGCTCGTCGCAGGAGAACGTGGTCCTGGGCATGACGTACAACGGCGTCGCCCGCGCGGAGCGCTCCGCGCGGGCGCGCGACGCGCTGGTACGGGTCGGGCTCGGCCACCGGCTCAACGCGCTGCCCACCCGGCTGTCCGGCGGTGAACGCCAGCGCGTCGCCATCGCCCGCGCCGTGGCGTGCCGTCCCTCGCTGCTGCTGTGCGACGAGCCGACCGGCAACCTCGACACCCGTAACGCCGAAGCGGTGCTGGAACTCCTGGACGAACTGCACGCCGACGGCATGACGGTGGTCGTCATCACCCATGACCCGCTGGTCGCCGGCCGCGGCGCCCGTACCGTCGCGATCCGCGACGGCGTGCTGCACGAGGACCGGGAGAGCACCGCGTGA
- a CDS encoding IPT/TIG domain-containing protein, with protein MPISPNQGSSGGGTLVTITGTGLSGTTAVRFGTRAATAVTNVSPTQVTAVSPSGNGSVGVTVTTPGGTSNPLPFFYVGAPFKQSLSPTSGSTAGGETVTINGTGLSTASSVAFGANNAVPTVVSDGRITVAAPAGTAGSVGVSVTTAGGTNNGLSYTYVAAPTVTTVTPAEGPTTGGTTVTVAGTGLTSTNQVTFDGNPAPFTVLSDTAVSAVTPPGAAGAVDVVVTNDAASATAADAYTYLAGPGI; from the coding sequence ATGCCAATCAGCCCGAATCAAGGATCAAGTGGCGGCGGCACACTCGTCACCATCACCGGTACCGGTCTCAGCGGCACCACCGCCGTGCGCTTCGGCACCCGGGCCGCCACCGCCGTCACCAACGTCTCGCCCACCCAGGTCACCGCCGTCTCCCCCTCGGGTAACGGGTCGGTCGGCGTCACCGTGACCACGCCGGGAGGGACGAGCAACCCCCTCCCGTTCTTCTACGTCGGGGCACCGTTCAAGCAGTCCCTGAGCCCGACCTCCGGGTCGACGGCGGGCGGCGAGACCGTGACCATCAACGGGACCGGCCTGTCCACCGCCAGCAGCGTCGCCTTCGGCGCCAACAACGCGGTCCCGACGGTCGTGTCCGACGGCAGGATCACCGTCGCCGCACCGGCGGGCACCGCAGGGTCGGTAGGAGTCAGCGTCACCACTGCGGGCGGCACCAACAACGGGCTGTCGTACACCTACGTCGCCGCTCCGACGGTGACTACGGTCACCCCCGCGGAGGGGCCGACGACGGGCGGCACGACCGTGACCGTGGCCGGTACCGGCCTCACCAGTACCAACCAGGTCACCTTCGACGGGAACCCGGCGCCCTTCACCGTGCTCTCCGACACCGCGGTGTCGGCCGTCACGCCTCCCGGGGCGGCCGGCGCCGTCGACGTCGTCGTCACCAACGACGCGGCCAGCGCGACCGCCGCGGACGCGTACACCTATCTCGCGGGGCCCGGCATCTGA
- a CDS encoding SigE family RNA polymerase sigma factor — protein sequence MASSEDLGQFEEFARAGSPRLFRTALLLCGDWHLAEDLVQTALGKAYASWHRVRRADNPEAYVRTMLMRSFISHTRLRRSTERPVSAVPEGTAMDSDAALRVTLLAALAELPVRERAVVILRYWEDRSVAETARELGLSQGSVRNRSARGLSRLRKLIGGEHASYSPH from the coding sequence GTGGCGTCTTCGGAGGACCTCGGGCAGTTCGAGGAGTTCGCCCGTGCCGGCAGCCCGCGCCTGTTCCGTACCGCCCTGCTGCTCTGCGGGGACTGGCACCTCGCCGAAGACCTGGTACAGACGGCCCTGGGCAAGGCGTACGCCTCCTGGCACCGGGTGCGACGGGCCGACAACCCGGAGGCGTACGTACGGACCATGCTGATGCGCAGCTTCATCTCGCACACCCGGCTGCGCCGCTCCACCGAGCGCCCGGTCTCGGCCGTGCCCGAAGGCACGGCCATGGATTCGGACGCCGCACTGCGGGTCACGCTCCTTGCCGCGCTCGCGGAGCTCCCGGTGCGTGAGAGAGCCGTGGTCATCCTGCGGTACTGGGAGGACAGGAGCGTGGCCGAGACGGCACGTGAACTCGGCCTCAGCCAGGGATCCGTCCGCAACCGGAGCGCGCGCGGCCTGTCCCGGCTGCGCAAGCTCATCGGTGGCGAGCACGCCTCGTACTCTCCGCACTGA
- a CDS encoding peptidoglycan-binding domain-containing protein: protein MTTTGDMTTAEDDNASVLARRRRWVALVAAGAVLLAGAGVGASLLIKSPAQAAADARAPSPDILTSPVENRVLKDSVILRGTVTAGQSVDVTPATAGGEDGGRPVVTKLPLRQGQTVSAGQVVMEVSGRPVFALKGSVPVYRDLKPGTEGDDVKQLQEALTSLGHRTGNDRAGHFGAGTKSALSAYYASIGYDPLPASSDEADQISAAESAVTAAERAHEDALDTLHEATAATAPSTASASTAAPSPSASATLSAADLADGKTVPGSAGSGGGDGTSGGADTRALRKGVNRAAEDLATAREALSKVKQKAGPMLPSGEVVFIRSFPARVTQVSAVVGSGADGAAMKISAGQLVVDGYLQEQQKGLIRSGQKVQIDIESAGLTVPATVTSVADSQDNSQQATGQSGTDGSTAGDTAGSDTGGSPASVPQGYLMVVHPNRPLPSKSAGEDVRLTIEAASTSGAALVVPVTALSSGADGKSVVTVLEAGDGQQGGRQRRVAVRPGTSGDGFVAVTPEAGASLKEGDLVITGVKKGAGSGS, encoded by the coding sequence ATGACGACGACCGGTGACATGACGACGGCCGAGGACGACAACGCGTCCGTACTCGCCAGGCGGCGGCGCTGGGTGGCCCTCGTCGCCGCCGGGGCGGTGCTGCTGGCCGGGGCCGGCGTCGGCGCCTCCCTGCTGATCAAATCCCCGGCGCAGGCCGCCGCCGACGCGCGGGCCCCCTCTCCGGACATCCTGACCTCACCGGTCGAGAACCGGGTACTGAAGGACTCGGTGATCCTGCGGGGCACGGTCACCGCCGGACAGTCCGTCGACGTGACCCCGGCCACCGCGGGCGGAGAGGACGGCGGCCGCCCGGTCGTCACCAAACTGCCGTTGCGCCAGGGGCAGACCGTCTCCGCGGGCCAGGTCGTGATGGAGGTGTCCGGTCGCCCGGTGTTCGCGCTCAAGGGCTCGGTGCCGGTGTACCGGGACCTCAAGCCGGGCACCGAGGGCGACGACGTCAAGCAGCTCCAGGAGGCGCTGACCTCACTCGGACACCGCACAGGGAACGACCGCGCAGGACACTTCGGAGCGGGTACCAAGAGCGCCCTCAGCGCCTACTACGCCTCCATCGGTTACGACCCGCTGCCCGCGTCCTCCGACGAGGCCGACCAGATATCGGCAGCGGAGAGCGCGGTGACGGCAGCGGAACGCGCCCACGAGGACGCGCTGGACACCCTGCACGAAGCGACGGCGGCCACAGCGCCCTCGACTGCCTCGGCGTCCACAGCCGCACCGAGCCCCTCGGCTTCCGCGACACTCTCGGCGGCCGACCTGGCCGACGGCAAGACGGTTCCCGGCTCCGCCGGTTCGGGCGGCGGCGACGGCACGTCCGGTGGCGCGGACACCCGTGCGCTGCGGAAGGGTGTCAACCGCGCCGCGGAGGACCTCGCCACGGCCCGGGAAGCCCTCAGCAAGGTCAAGCAGAAGGCCGGGCCGATGCTGCCGTCCGGCGAAGTGGTGTTCATCCGCAGCTTCCCCGCCCGGGTCACCCAGGTCTCCGCGGTGGTGGGCTCCGGCGCCGACGGTGCGGCGATGAAGATATCGGCCGGTCAACTGGTGGTGGACGGCTACCTGCAGGAACAGCAGAAGGGCCTGATCAGATCCGGGCAGAAAGTGCAGATCGACATCGAGTCGGCCGGCCTCACCGTGCCCGCCACGGTCACTTCGGTGGCCGACTCCCAGGACAACAGCCAACAGGCGACCGGGCAGAGCGGCACCGACGGTTCCACCGCGGGTGACACCGCGGGCAGCGACACGGGCGGCAGCCCCGCTTCCGTCCCTCAGGGCTATCTGATGGTGGTCCACCCGAACCGGCCACTGCCGTCGAAATCCGCCGGCGAGGACGTACGGCTGACCATCGAGGCGGCCTCCACATCGGGCGCCGCACTGGTTGTTCCGGTCACCGCCCTGTCGTCGGGAGCCGACGGAAAGAGCGTCGTCACCGTCCTGGAGGCCGGTGACGGGCAACAGGGCGGCAGACAGCGCAGGGTCGCGGTGCGGCCCGGCACCTCCGGTGACGGGTTCGTGGCCGTGACGCCCGAAGCGGGCGCATCCCTCAAGGAGGGCGATCTGGTGATCACCGGCGTCAAAAAGGGCGCGGGGAGCGGTTCGTGA